Within bacterium HR11, the genomic segment AATAACAGAAATAGCAGAGCTGTTCGGGAGGTGAGAAGTGAGATGGAGAGCGGAAAGGGCACCTCCACGAAAGCACGATATTTCAAGCATTCGGCAGATAGGCAGGTCGGCAGATGGGCAGGTCGGGAGACTGGCGTCTATCCCCGGAACACCGGCCGTCATGCCGGTGGCCCCCGGTCTTAGTGCCGCCCGTCATGGCGGTGTCCATCCCATCTGAACACCGCCAGGGATGGCGGTATCATCCTTAACAAGCTTAAAAAAATCGAGATCGCCGGCCTACCGCTTTCCCGGATGGGAACCGCATTTCTCCCAACCGAACGGCTCTGATAGTATACTAATCGCTTAGTATCAAAGTTCTGAGCTGACCGCAGGAACCGCGCCCGAACGGCGCTGTCGACCGATTCGCCTACCGAGAGCCTGTTTCACGACTCACCGCCGAGGCGCAGAGGACGCAGAGGATGAGAGCTCTTCTTCGGTTTTTCTCTGCGTTCTCGGCGTCTCAGCGGTGGAATGGAGTTTTTGAAATACGCTCGAAAACCGAAAACAGGATAGAACGCCCTTGGCTATAAATGACAGCGAATGGCGAACGGCGAATGGGAACCTATCTCCCTACCTGCCGATTGCCCATCGGCCGGATCGCTGATCGGCGGGTTGCATCCGGGGCCTCCTTCCGCCCAGAATAGGGGTGTCGTGCATGGGCCGTCGGGTCCATGGAGAGTGGGGAGGTGTCCTATGCGACAAATGGCCGTCCGAGGCCGGGCCGCCAGGGTCTTACGTTTTCTCGGGGTCGTCTTGCTTTTGGCCGGCACGGTCCCGGCCCAGGGGGATACCCGCCAGGACCTCGCCAAGATCCAGCGGTACATCATCGACCTCCAGCAACAGGTGTGGGAGCTTCAAAAGCGGCTGGACGAGCAACAGGCGGCGACCCAGGCGGCCCTGGAGGGCCTGAAAAAGCAATTGGAAGCCTATCAGGCTACCCAGACCCAGGTCGTCCAGCAGATGCAGGTCCTGCTGAACGAGATTCAGGCCCTGAAAGAACAGCTCCGCCAGACGGAGAGCTACCTCCGGACCCGTCCGGCGCCCGGCGCCCCGCCGACCGGGCCGGGGAATACGACGCCGGCGGAGTCCCCCGGTGGGCCGCCCTCGACCGGGGAGGCGACCAAGAAGCCGGAGGCGAAACCGGCGCCGGACCTCTTTCAAATCGCCTATGCCGACTACAGCCGGGGCCAGTACGACGTCGCCGTCGCCGAGTTCCGCCAGTTCATCGAGGCGAACCCGAAGGACCCGCGGGTCCCGGAGGCCCGGTACTGGATCGGCGAGTGTCACTACGCCAAGAAGGCGTACCTGGACGCCATCGTGGACTTTGACAACTTCCTGCGGGAGTACGCCGACCACCGGTTGGCGCCGGCCGCTTACTACAAGAAAGCCCTGGCCTACCTCCAGATGGGCCGGAAGGCCCAGGCGGCCAGCGAGTTTCGGAATCTGATCCGCCTCTATCCCGACTCGGAAGAGGCCCAGGCCGCCCGGAGCCAGCTCAAGCAGTTGGGGGTGGAGCCGTAGCCCGGTGTTGGGCGTCGGGCGTTCAGTCTTAAAAGGGGACCACGGACTGTAGACCATGGGCCTGTGCCTTCGTCTCCATCGGGCGTAAGGGCTTGTCCCTTGGCCTGACGGGCCCTGGAGTCCATGGTCTATGGTTCATGGTCTTTGGTCTTTGGTCAGTCATGCGATATGCCGACACCGTCCTGGACCTCATCGGTCGGACGCCCCTGGTGCGACTCCACCGGGTCGTCCCGCCGGGCCGATGGGTCCTGGCGAAGCTGGAGTCCTTCAACCCCGGCGGGTCCGTCAAGGACCGCATCGGGATTTACATGCTCCGGAAGGCCGAGCAGGAGGGCCGTCTCCGGCCGGGCGCCACGGTCGTCGAGCCGACGTCGGGCAATACGGGCGTCGGCCTCGCCCTGGTGTGTGCCATTAAGGGGTATCGCTTGATCTGCGTGATGCCCGATAAGGTCCCCCGCGAAAAGGTCCATCTGCTGGAAGCCTACGGGGCCCAGTGTGTCCTGTGTCCGACGGACGTCCCGCCGGACGACGAGCGGTCGTACTACAAGACGGCCGAACGGCTGGCCCGCGAGATCCCGGGCGCCTTCATGCCCCAGCAGTACTACAATCCCGAGAATCCCCGGGCCCACTATGAGACGACGGGGCCGGAGATCTGGGAGCAGACGGACGGCCGCGTGACCCACTTCGTCGCCGGGATGGGCACGGGCGGGACGATCACGGGCGTGGCCCGTTACTTAAAAGAACGGAATCCGGCCGTTCAGGTCATCGGCGTCGACCCCGAGGGCTCGGTCTACACGGAGTACTTCCGGACGGGTCGTCGGGGCCCGGCCCGACCGTACCTGATCGACGGTATCGGCGAGGACTTCATCCCGGGGACCATCGACTTCCGGTACATCGACCGGGTCATCCAGGTGTCGGACCGGGACGCCTATCGGATGACCCTCCGCCTGGCGCGGGAGGAGGCCCTCCTGTGTGGGAACTCCTCGGGGGCCGCCGTTTGGGCCGCCGCCCGGGTCGCTGAAGAAGTCGGACCCGAGGCCGTCATCGTCGTGCTCCTGCCGGATACGGGGGAACGCTACCTATCGAAGCTCAACGAGGCGTGGCTCCGGGAGAAGGGCCTGGTGTAGAGATTCGGTGTTAGGTGCCGGGCAAGGCATCGAGAAGGCCAGGAGATAAGGAGGGAGAGCGTGAGACCTCTTACCGGTGGGAACGGCCTGGTCTTCTTGGCCTCTTTTCTCCTGTCTCTTGACCGATAACCCGACCGTCGGGGGATAGCCCGGATGAAGGCCCCTCCGAAAGACCGAGGCCCGACCCTGCCGGTCGAGGCCGTCAAGCCGTTGATGCGGCAGTACCTCCAGATCAAGCGGAAGTACCCCGACTGTATCCTGTTCTTCCGTCTGGGGGACTTCTACGAGATGTTTTTCGACGACGCCGTCACGGCGGCCCGGGAGCTGGACCTCGTCCTGACCTCCCGGGAGAAGGACGAGGGCCAGCGGGTCCCCATGTGCGGCGTCCCCTGGTTTGCGGCCGAGGGTTACATCGCCCGCCTCGTGCGCCGGGGGTACAAGGTCGCCATCTGCGAGCAGATGGAGGCGCCGACGCCCGGTCGCCGGTTGGTCCGCCGAGAGGTCGTCCGCATCGTCACGCCGGGGACGTTCCTCGGGGACGAGGGTCCCGAGGCCGCCTACTTAGCCGGTCTGGTCCTCCATCGGGATCGGCTGGGCGTGGCCTTCCTGAACGTCGCCGACGGCGAGGTCGTCACGTGCGAAATCCCCGTGGCGGAGGCCGCCGACCGACTGGCCGACCTCTGGTCCCGGTTTCCCGTCTCCGAGGTCCTCTACCCCGAGGGATGGCCGCCGGAACGGTGCCGCCGCTGGCAAGGCTCGAACGGTCCGTCGGCCCCCTGGACGCCGGTCCCGGACTGGGTGACCGACCCGGCCTACGCTCGGGAGTTGTGTCGGCGGGTCTTCCGAGTCGAGTCCCTGCAGGCCTTTGACCTGGAGGACCGGCCGGTCGCCTGTGCGGCCGTCGGGACGGTCCTCCACTACCTGGAAGAGACCCAGCGAGTCCCGGCCCTTCATGTCCGGACGGTCCGTCATCTGTCGGTCGAGCGGGCCCTGGTCCTGGATGCGGCGACGGTCCGAAACCTGGAGCTCGTCCGAAACCTGGCCGACGGCACGACGCATGGCACGCTGTTCGGCGTCCTGGATCACACGCAGACGCCGATGGGCCAGCGTCTCCTGATGGACTGGATCCTCCAGCCCCTGCAAGACCGGGCGGCCATCGAGCGGCGGCTGGACGCCGTCGAGGCCCTGGTCGGGCGGCCGGCCGAGCTGGAGGAACTCCGCCGACGCCTCCGGCCGATCCCAGATTTATCCCGTATCGTGGCCCGCATCGGCGTCGGCACGGCCACGCCCCGGGACCTCGGTCGGCTTCGGGAGGGCCTGGCTCAGCTTCCGGCCGTCTGGCAGTGCCTGCAGGCCTGGCCGCCCCGGGGCCTCCTGGAGGAGCTGATCGAACCGCCCGGCGATGAAGTCCAGGCCCTGACCGACGAGCTCCGCCGGGCCCTGATCGATGACCCGCCCCCGCATACGAAGGACGGCGGCTTTATCCGGGATGGCTACGACCCCGAGCTGGACCGATACCGGGCCGTCGCCCGGGACAGCCGCCGGGTCCTGCTGGAATTTGAGCGCCGCGAACGTCAGCGGACGGGGATTCCCAACCTGCGGGTCGGCTACAACCGGGTGTTCGGCTACTACATCGAGGTCACCCGCTCCTACCTGGGGCGGGTCCCGGCCGACTACGAACGCCGTCAGACGCTGACCCAGGCCGAGCGCTTCACGACGCCCGAGCTTCGTCAGTTGGAGGAACAAATCCTCACGGCCGAGGAGCGGGCCCTGAGTCTCGAGCAGGACCTGTTCCGCCGGCTTCTGGAGCAAGCCCGGGCGTGCATTCCGGCCCTCCAGCGAGTCGCCGAGCGGGTCGCCCGCCTGGACGTCCTGGCGAACCTGGCCTACGTGGCCTTGCGGCATCGGTACGTGCGGCCGCACATCCACGAAGGGACGACCCTCGAGATCCGGGGCGGTCGGCACCCCGTCCTGGAGACCCTCCTGACGGACCGGACCTTCGTCCCCAACGACACGCGTTTAGACCCGAGCGACCAGCAGATCATCGTCCTGACGGGCCCCAACATGGGCGGCAAGTCGACCTATCTCCGGCAGGTCGCCCTGATCTGCCTGATGGCCCAGATGGGGAGCTTCGTCCCGGCCGAGTCGGCGTCCATCGGGCTGGTCGACCGCATCTTCACCCGCGTGGGGGCGACGGACCACCTCAGCCGCGGCCAGTCGACCTTCATGGTCGAGATGATCGAGACGGCCTACATCGTGCGGAATGCGACGCCCCGGAGCCTCATCATCCTGGACGAAATCGGGCGGGGGACCAGCACGTTCGACGGGATGGCCATCGCCTGGGCCGTCCTGGAGTATCTCCATGAGCGTTGGCCATCCGGGCCTCGGACCCTCTTCGCGACCCACTTCCACGAGCTGGTCCACCTGGCCGACCTGTATCCCCGGGTCCGGAATTACGCCGTCGCCGTCCATGAAGACGCCGAGGGGATCACGTTCCTGTACCGTATCGTCCCGGGTCCCAGCGATAAAAGCTACGGCGTTCACGTGGCCCGTCGGGCCGGTCTGCCCGACGAGGTCGTCCGCCGGGCTCAACAGATCCTGGGCGAGCTGGAGGGCCTGGAGAAAAGCCTCGAGGCGGCCGTCGGGCGCATCTCCTCTTCGGAGGCTTCTCCCCCGGAACGTCCCCCGGCGGGGCCGCTCCCGGCCATGAAGCGGCAGGAAGTCGTCCGTCGGCACCTGCCGGCCCTCGTCCAGCCGACTCTGCTGGCGATGGACGCCCGGTATGCGGCCCTGGAAAAACTGGCCGAGGAGCTCCTCGGGATGGACCTCGACGCCGTCAGCCCCCGCCAGGCCTGGGAATTCCTGGAACGCTGGCAAAAGCGGCTCCGCAAGCCCCGGTGATGTCGGGTGTTGGACGGCGGGGCTCGGGTTCTCTTGAAAAGGAATAAGGCCACCTCCTTATCCGCCGACGCCCGCTACGGCCGTACTGCCTTATCGCCTCATTGTCCTATAATAGAGGTGGAGTCGTCGATGACCACGTACCTGGTCGGATGGGACCGTTCGCCCAGCGCCGAAAAGGCCCTGCTCTTCGCCGTCGAGATGGCCCGACGGACGGGGGGTCGGCTGATTCTGTGGTATGCCGTCGATATCCCCAAGACGTATCGTCTCCTGACCAGTTACGGCGGCGCCGTCGACCCGTCTCTCCACCAGGAGATGCACCGCTGGCTCGATGAGGTGAGGACCCACGCCGAAAGCGTCCTCCGGACCCGGGCCCATGCGATCGAGGCCCCGAATCTGTCCGTGGCCGTCGAGGTATGGACAGGAGACCTCTACGAAGGCCTCATGGACGCCGTCCAGCGGTATGACGCCGACTGGATCGTCTTAGGTCGAGGCCAGGATCCGCACCGCTTGGGAAGCTTTGCCCTGAAGGTCTTGCGGTCGACCTTGCGGCCGGTGGCGGTCGTCCCGGAGACTTACGAACCGGTCGGCCTGCGCGTCATCGTCGTCCCCGTCGACTGGACGGTTCGCAGGAGCGCCGCCCTTCCCCTGGCCCTCGACCTGGCGGAGCGTTACGCCGCAGAGGTTCATCTCGTACATGTCATCGAGACTTACGTGCCGGACGTGCCGGCCGTCATGGAGGCCGCCGTCGAGCAGATGGTCCGGGACTCGCTGGACGAGTGGTACCGTCAGCAGGCCGTGCCGCCGGGCCGGACCGTTCAAAAGGCCTTTCGCCGGGCGGCCGACGCCGGGACCGGCATCTTGCAGTATGCCACTGAGGTCCACGCCGACCTCATCGTCATGGACAGCCACGCCCGGGGGCCCCTCCTGCACCTGATGCTGGGGAGCGTGGCCGAGAAGGTCCTCCAACGGGCGATGGTCCCCGTCATCGTCACGAAGCCGGAAGGCGGGCAGGCTTGACTGCCTGATGGCCCGACTGCCTTGTACGCAGGTAGGTGCACGATGTCAGGACACCGGCGGAAGTACCTTTGGGGCCTTGGGGTCGTCCTGAGCCTTTGGATTTGGCTCGGAGCCGGATGGGCCGCCGAGGTCGCTCTCCAGCCCCCGCCGGGGAGCCCCGAGTGGCTAAGGCGGCAAAACGAGCTGGCCATCCGGGCCGCTCGGCAGGCCTATTGGCCGGAGGCCGTATATCGATGGGCCAAGATCCTGCGCTTCAAACCGGACTGGGCGGCCATCTGGAATAACCTGGCGGTAGCGATGGAGGCGATGGGTCAGTGGGACAAGGCGATGGCTTACTACCGCAAGGCCATGGAGCTGGAACCGGACAATCCGGCCTACCGGGCCAATTACATCCGATTTCGGGAGATTCAGCAGAAGTACCGGAAGGGGCCGCCCGCCGGGTCTTCGGAGAACCCCCATGCCGGGTCCCCATCGTCGTCCTAACCGTTCCGTCCGGATACGATGTGCAAGATGCAATGGCATGGCGGTTGCAGGACGGCGTGAGAGACGGCGGGCGCGCGACGACGTCTCCGGCGGCGGATGGCCCCCGCTGAAGCCGTCAAGGGCGGGAGGATTCTATCGCCTGGGAGCCGTCGGGGTGTGTCGGTGGGGGCGGGCCCACGGGCGAAGGGGGTCGGGTCTGAAGTGACCCCCGCGGAGGACACATGACCCTGATGCGAGGACACAGGCGCCGGGTTATCGAGCGTCGGGCCGCCGGATGGGTCCTGAGCCTGGTCCTGCTGGGCGGGGTCGGCTGTGCGTCGCAGGTCATCGAGGTCCCCGTGCGAGTCCCTACGCAGGCCCAGATTCCCTTGAACGATTACGACGCCGTCGTCGTGGTCCCCTTCCCGACGTATCGGGACTTTCAAGGCGTCGAGGACGATCCTTCCATCGATTACGGGGAAGAGGTCCGGTCGATCATCCGGAACGAACTTCAGAGCCACCTTGCCCAGACCGTCCTGGCGCCTCGACCGGCCGGGGATCGGCCTTCCCAAGCGGACCAGCTCGACCCCAAGGCATGGCAAGACCCGGGCGTGGCCGAGCGATGGATTCAGGACCACCTCCAAGGCGTGGCCGAGCTGGAGCATGTGACCCGGCCGGCCGTCGTGCTCGGCGTCGTGACCGTCCGGGGCGCCCTCCGAGAGGGGGCCGTGCCGCAGGAAGAATACCCCCTCCGGCCGCCGCCCCCTGGAGCGGTCCCCCAGGAGCCCTCGGCCGGCCGGCGGAATGTGGAGGTCCGGCTCGGCGTTCGCTTCTTCCTCTTCGACTGGGCGAACCGGAAGGTCCTGTACTCGGAAGCCGTCGAGGAATCCTTGCGGACGTCGGTGAATCGGATGCACTTGGGCGTCTTCTATGCCTTGCTGGACCGGGTCCTACCGAAGCTCCTGAGTAAGGTCGTCCCCGTTTACATCCAAACCGAACGCATCTTAGTCCAAAGCACACCGGAAGGCCGGCCATGAAGCGCTGGACCGTGTTTTGGCTAACAGTCACCGGGGTCGCCCTGGGGGCCTGGCCCCTGGGGGCCCAAGTCTACATCCCTTACTATGGGAAAAACCAGGTCCACTACGATCACTTTCGGTGGAAGATTTACAAGACGGAGCACTTTGACATCTACTTCTATCCCGAGGCCGCCTATGCCCTGCCGACCGTGGCAGGGATCGCCGAGTCGGCCTACCAGAAGATCTATCGCATCCTTCAGACGGCCCCGCCGTTCCGAATTCCCCTGATCTACTACCGCAACCAGGCCGAGTACGAGCAGATCAACTACCTCCAAGACGTCACGGGGAGCCTGGGCGTGGCGGAACCCGTCTACAACCGGATGGCCTTTCCCATCGACATGCCGCCAGACCTCCTCCAAGACGTCATCACCCACGAGCTGACCCACATCTTTGAGTTCGCCATCATGTACGGCCAGCTGGGCGGCCGGGCCATCAACCTGCGGATCAGCCCGCCCGCCTGGGTGTGGGAAGGCTTCGCCGACTATACGACGGGCCGACGGGACCCCTTCAACACGATGATCGTCCGGGACGCCGTCCTGACGGAGCGTCTGCCCTACGTGTCGGCCACGCGGGAGCTGGAAGTCCCGGCGGGAAGCGAAATCACGCTCCCCCAGTACACCCTGGGGTCGTTCATCTGGGAGTTCGTCCGGGACCGCTTCGGGGAGGCCGGCATCCGGCAGTTTTGGTTCCAGCTCCGTAAGATGGGCTTCCTCGGCGGGGCGGACCCCTTCCTGGCCGCCTTTGGCGTGACGGAACAGCGGTTCAACGAGCTGTTTGCCGACTACCTGCGGAACCGGTTCCGGGACTTCCTGGACCGGGAGCCGGCCCTTCAGTACCACCGGGTCTTCGAGCTCCCCTATCCGTACCGGAACATCATGACCTACGCCATTTCGCCGGACGGCCGCTACGTCGCCGTCGGGACGGTCAACATCTACGATTACGACCTGGACATCCTGATTTTGGACCGTCGGGGCCACGTCGTCCGGAACCTGACGCCGGGCTACACGACGGCCTTTCAGGACTTTCCGGCCGAGCTTCCGCCGGGCCGCTTCGACATGGCCTTACGGAGTCTGACCTGGTCGCCCGACAGTCGGCGGGTCGCCTTCTTTGCCCGGACGGGGAAGTACCAGAGCCTGTTCGTGATGGACGTCAGCGGTCGGAAGCTTCAGGAGATTTACATTCCCCTCAACAAGACGGCGTCCCCGGCCTTCCATCCGGACGGTCGCCACCTGAGTTTTACGGCCTACGACCGGGAGGGTCGGCCGACCATCTTCTTGATGGACCTCGTGACCCGGAAGTACGAGCCGTTGACCCAGGACGATACGTATAAAGAAACGCCCGTCTGGGTCGACGGCGGGAAGGCCCTCCTTTACGTCGGTCGCCAGCCGGGTCGGTCGGCTATTTACCGACTGGACCTCGCCACCCGCCAGGTCACCCGCGTCGGTCCGGCCGCCCCGTGGTACTTCTCGACACCGACGCTGTCGCCCGACGGCCGGTACTTGGTCTTTTCGGCCGACATGGACGGCGCCCTGGACCTCTACCGAATGGACCTTCAGTCTGGCGAGATCGTCCGGATGACCCGGGCGATGGGCGGCAACTTCAGCCCGACGGTCGTCGCCGAGACGGATGGCTCATGGGTCTATTTCATCGGTTTCTTCAAGGGCCAGCTCCACCTCTATCGCGTGGCGATGGACCGACAGTTGGCCGTGGTCCAGCTCCCGGCGGAGGCGACTCAGGTGGCCGAGGCGGCCGCCGAGCTCCCCCGCCTTAACATCGACCCGGCGGGCATCCAGAAGAAGGGCTTCCGGCCCGTCCTGGGGGCGCCCCCGACGCTGATCGGCGGGGCCGACCAGTTCACGTATGCCTTTGCGTCAGCCATCACCTTCGAGGACATCCTGGGCGACCAGGCCTTCACAGTCTTTCTCCAGCGCATCTCTTCGTTCAATACCTTCTATGTCTCGTATCTCGACCGGGCCCGACGGTTTCAGTACCTGACGGAGCTGTTCTGGGCGGATACCTTCTTCATCGGCCCCATCGACGACCGGTTTATCGACTTCGTCAAGGACTCGGTCATCGGGGGCGACGTCTTCGGCTACTATCCGCTCAGCCTGTGGAGCCGTATCGAGCTGGGCCTCGGGTTCTTCCGGATCCGGCAGAAGTTCTTGGATCCCTTCTCGCAAGCCCTTCACGAGGCGTACCTCCGGCGGACGGGCGCTCAGGACTTCCTGATCAACCAGTGGGACGTGCCCGTGACGCTGGCCTACACCTTTGAGACGACCCGCTTCTGGTGGTTTGGTCCCCTGTCGGGCCAGACGGGCCGGATCGCCGTCATCTACTCGTTGCCCTTTTCTCAGGACTTTATCCGGCGGACGACCCTGTACGGGGACTACCGGCGGTACCTCCGCCTCAGTCGGTTCTCCCTCCTGGCGGTCCGGCTCCAGGGCTTCTTGTCGACGGGCGAGCGGCCTTACATCTTCGTCTTCGGCGGGGGCCTGAGCTTCCGGGGCTTCGACTTTCGGGAACTCATCGGGAATCGGGGGGTCGTGGCGAATCTGGAGTACCGGTTCCCTCTGTTCCCGGCGGCCTGGCGGCGGCGGACACCGGCCCTGGAGGCCTTTCGGGCTCGGCTGTTTGCCGATGCGGGCGTGCTTCGGCTCAACGAGGGCGTTTTCTTCGTCCCCATCTCGCGAAGCGGGTTTGACGTCCGCAAGGGCGTGGGGTCCTTCGGGGCCGGCCTGACGGTATTCTTCGGGGGCCTCCCCCTGAACCTGGACCTCTCCTACACGTGGGGCCGGCCTATAGCCGAGCCCAACGCCCGGTACCGCATCGACACCCGCCTCCGCTTTGACTTCTCCATCGGATATCCCTTCTGAGAAGGAGCGCAGGCCGCCCGCTGGCCGGACGTCTCCGCCTGTGGATCCGTCCGATCCGCCGGATCCGACGGATCCACCCAAGCCTTACTCCCACTCGATGGTGGCGGGCGGCTTGGACGTCACGTCCAGGACGACGCGACCCACGCCCCGGACCTCGTTGACGATGCGGGCGGCCAGGCGTCGGAGCAGGTCTTCCGGGAGGTACACCCAGTCGGCCGTCATGCCGTCCTGGCTTTCGACGACCCGGAGGGCGATCACGTGGGCATAGCTCCGCTCGTCGCCCATCACGCCGACGGTCCGGACGGGGACGAGGACGGCAAAGCTCTGCCACAGTCGTTCATACCAGCCGCTCCGCCGGACCTCGGCCTCGACGATGGCGTCCGCCGCCCGGAGGATCGCCAGCCGCTCGGGCGTGACCTCGCCCAGGATGCGGACCGCCAGGCCGGGCCCCGGAAACGGCTGGCGGTGGACGATGTCGTCCGGAATCCCCAGCAGACGGGCCATCTGCCGGACCTCGTCCTTGAAGAGCTCCCGGAAGGGCTCGAGGACCTCCATGCCCATCGAGCGGACGGCCTCGACGAGGTTATGGTGGGTCTTGATGACGGCCGACGGCCCCAGGGAGGCCCCGCTCTCGACGACGTCCGGGTACAGGGTCCCCTGGGCGAAGAACCGGAAGGGCCGGATCGAGCGGGTCACCTGAACGAATACGTCCACGAAGGTATCCCCGATGATGCGGCGCTTCTGCTCGGGGTCCGTCACGCCCCGGAGGCGTTCCAGAAAGACCTCCGAGGCGTCTACATAATGGAGGGGGATGCCCATCCGGTCCCGGAGGTTCGCCTGGACGGCCTCGGGCTCGCCTTGCCGGAGGAGCCCGTTATTGACAAACACGGCCAGCATCCGGTCCCCGGCGGCCTCGTGGACGAGGCGGGCGAGGACCGTGCTGTCGACGCCCCCGCTGACGGCGACCAGGATATCGCCCTCCCGGCTCCGGGCCTGGACCCAGGCGATGAGCTCCCGCATGTAGGCCGCCAGGTCCCAGTCCCGCACGGCCCCGCACACGTCGAACACGAAGCGGGCCAGGATGTCCCGACCGTGGGCCGTATGGACGACCTCGGGGTGGAACTGGACGCCGTACAGACGCCGCCGGGGGTCCGCAAAGGCCGCATAGGGCGTGGCCTCCG encodes:
- the cpoB gene encoding Cell division coordinator CpoB, with amino-acid sequence MRQMAVRGRAARVLRFLGVVLLLAGTVPAQGDTRQDLAKIQRYIIDLQQQVWELQKRLDEQQAATQAALEGLKKQLEAYQATQTQVVQQMQVLLNEIQALKEQLRQTESYLRTRPAPGAPPTGPGNTTPAESPGGPPSTGEATKKPEAKPAPDLFQIAYADYSRGQYDVAVAEFRQFIEANPKDPRVPEARYWIGECHYAKKAYLDAIVDFDNFLREYADHRLAPAAYYKKALAYLQMGRKAQAASEFRNLIRLYPDSEEAQAARSQLKQLGVEP
- the cbs gene encoding Putative cystathionine beta-synthase, which encodes MRYADTVLDLIGRTPLVRLHRVVPPGRWVLAKLESFNPGGSVKDRIGIYMLRKAEQEGRLRPGATVVEPTSGNTGVGLALVCAIKGYRLICVMPDKVPREKVHLLEAYGAQCVLCPTDVPPDDERSYYKTAERLAREIPGAFMPQQYYNPENPRAHYETTGPEIWEQTDGRVTHFVAGMGTGGTITGVARYLKERNPAVQVIGVDPEGSVYTEYFRTGRRGPARPYLIDGIGEDFIPGTIDFRYIDRVIQVSDRDAYRMTLRLAREEALLCGNSSGAAVWAAARVAEEVGPEAVIVVLLPDTGERYLSKLNEAWLREKGLV
- the mutS gene encoding DNA mismatch repair protein MutS; amino-acid sequence: MKAPPKDRGPTLPVEAVKPLMRQYLQIKRKYPDCILFFRLGDFYEMFFDDAVTAARELDLVLTSREKDEGQRVPMCGVPWFAAEGYIARLVRRGYKVAICEQMEAPTPGRRLVRREVVRIVTPGTFLGDEGPEAAYLAGLVLHRDRLGVAFLNVADGEVVTCEIPVAEAADRLADLWSRFPVSEVLYPEGWPPERCRRWQGSNGPSAPWTPVPDWVTDPAYARELCRRVFRVESLQAFDLEDRPVACAAVGTVLHYLEETQRVPALHVRTVRHLSVERALVLDAATVRNLELVRNLADGTTHGTLFGVLDHTQTPMGQRLLMDWILQPLQDRAAIERRLDAVEALVGRPAELEELRRRLRPIPDLSRIVARIGVGTATPRDLGRLREGLAQLPAVWQCLQAWPPRGLLEELIEPPGDEVQALTDELRRALIDDPPPHTKDGGFIRDGYDPELDRYRAVARDSRRVLLEFERRERQRTGIPNLRVGYNRVFGYYIEVTRSYLGRVPADYERRQTLTQAERFTTPELRQLEEQILTAEERALSLEQDLFRRLLEQARACIPALQRVAERVARLDVLANLAYVALRHRYVRPHIHEGTTLEIRGGRHPVLETLLTDRTFVPNDTRLDPSDQQIIVLTGPNMGGKSTYLRQVALICLMAQMGSFVPAESASIGLVDRIFTRVGATDHLSRGQSTFMVEMIETAYIVRNATPRSLIILDEIGRGTSTFDGMAIAWAVLEYLHERWPSGPRTLFATHFHELVHLADLYPRVRNYAVAVHEDAEGITFLYRIVPGPSDKSYGVHVARRAGLPDEVVRRAQQILGELEGLEKSLEAAVGRISSSEASPPERPPAGPLPAMKRQEVVRRHLPALVQPTLLAMDARYAALEKLAEELLGMDLDAVSPRQAWEFLERWQKRLRKPR
- the dpp5_2 gene encoding Dipeptidyl-peptidase 5, whose translation is MKRWTVFWLTVTGVALGAWPLGAQVYIPYYGKNQVHYDHFRWKIYKTEHFDIYFYPEAAYALPTVAGIAESAYQKIYRILQTAPPFRIPLIYYRNQAEYEQINYLQDVTGSLGVAEPVYNRMAFPIDMPPDLLQDVITHELTHIFEFAIMYGQLGGRAINLRISPPAWVWEGFADYTTGRRDPFNTMIVRDAVLTERLPYVSATRELEVPAGSEITLPQYTLGSFIWEFVRDRFGEAGIRQFWFQLRKMGFLGGADPFLAAFGVTEQRFNELFADYLRNRFRDFLDREPALQYHRVFELPYPYRNIMTYAISPDGRYVAVGTVNIYDYDLDILILDRRGHVVRNLTPGYTTAFQDFPAELPPGRFDMALRSLTWSPDSRRVAFFARTGKYQSLFVMDVSGRKLQEIYIPLNKTASPAFHPDGRHLSFTAYDREGRPTIFLMDLVTRKYEPLTQDDTYKETPVWVDGGKALLYVGRQPGRSAIYRLDLATRQVTRVGPAAPWYFSTPTLSPDGRYLVFSADMDGALDLYRMDLQSGEIVRMTRAMGGNFSPTVVAETDGSWVYFIGFFKGQLHLYRVAMDRQLAVVQLPAEATQVAEAAAELPRLNIDPAGIQKKGFRPVLGAPPTLIGGADQFTYAFASAITFEDILGDQAFTVFLQRISSFNTFYVSYLDRARRFQYLTELFWADTFFIGPIDDRFIDFVKDSVIGGDVFGYYPLSLWSRIELGLGFFRIRQKFLDPFSQALHEAYLRRTGAQDFLINQWDVPVTLAYTFETTRFWWFGPLSGQTGRIAVIYSLPFSQDFIRRTTLYGDYRRYLRLSRFSLLAVRLQGFLSTGERPYIFVFGGGLSFRGFDFRELIGNRGVVANLEYRFPLFPAAWRRRTPALEAFRARLFADAGVLRLNEGVFFVPISRSGFDVRKGVGSFGAGLTVFFGGLPLNLDLSYTWGRPIAEPNARYRIDTRLRFDFSIGYPF
- the guaA gene encoding GMP synthase [glutamine-hydrolyzing], whose protein sequence is MRPSRQAQIRVVDFGSQYTQLIARRIREMGVYAEIVSCHAPWEVLTAGLAEGTLRGLIFSGGPQSVYQPGAPTVRPEVYQAGVPILGICYGLQLMAHQLGGQVVPGPVREYGPARLEVLTPDVLFQGLPPAFQVWMSHGDRVERLPPGFQALARTEATPYAAFADPRRRLYGVQFHPEVVHTAHGRDILARFVFDVCGAVRDWDLAAYMRELIAWVQARSREGDILVAVSGGVDSTVLARLVHEAAGDRMLAVFVNNGLLRQGEPEAVQANLRDRMGIPLHYVDASEVFLERLRGVTDPEQKRRIIGDTFVDVFVQVTRSIRPFRFFAQGTLYPDVVESGASLGPSAVIKTHHNLVEAVRSMGMEVLEPFRELFKDEVRQMARLLGIPDDIVHRQPFPGPGLAVRILGEVTPERLAILRAADAIVEAEVRRSGWYERLWQSFAVLVPVRTVGVMGDERSYAHVIALRVVESQDGMTADWVYLPEDLLRRLAARIVNEVRGVGRVVLDVTSKPPATIEWE